One region of Cyanobium sp. M30B3 genomic DNA includes:
- a CDS encoding HNH endonuclease: MAGLSISNEINFSDERLFENLLVLWQHFGRQPRRSELASPPSVISQTPYNRRFGSWTAALHAFVDYANGTGAESPTSSDESVARRTGRDPSLRLRWRVLQRDRFSCRGCGASPALTMGVELHVDHVVPWSKGGETVFENLQTLCSECNLSKSNVG; the protein is encoded by the coding sequence ATGGCTGGCCTATCCATCTCGAACGAGATCAACTTTTCTGATGAACGCCTCTTTGAGAACCTGCTTGTTTTATGGCAGCACTTTGGCCGACAGCCTCGGCGCAGCGAGCTTGCGTCGCCACCGTCAGTAATTTCGCAAACACCATATAACCGGCGTTTCGGATCATGGACGGCCGCACTTCATGCCTTTGTGGATTATGCGAACGGCACAGGTGCTGAATCGCCCACATCGTCAGATGAATCGGTCGCACGACGAACGGGGAGGGATCCCTCGCTTCGTCTTCGGTGGCGAGTACTGCAAAGAGATCGCTTTTCCTGTCGTGGATGCGGGGCAAGCCCAGCGCTCACCATGGGCGTTGAGCTCCATGTCGATCACGTCGTCCCCTGGAGCAAAGGTGGAGAAACAGTGTTTGAAAACCTGCAGACCCTTTGCTCTGAATGCAACCTGAGTAAATCAAATGTGGGCTAA